From Vibrio splendidus, a single genomic window includes:
- the hslV gene encoding ATP-dependent protease subunit HslV, whose amino-acid sequence MTTIVSVRRNNKVVIAGDGQVSLGNTVMKGNARKVRRLYNNKVLAGFAGGTADAFTLFEKFESKLQMHQGHLTKAAVELAKDWRSDRALRKLEALLAVADETASLIITGNGDVVQPENDLIAIGSGGNFAQAAATALLENTDLDAREIAEKSLNIAGDICVFTNHHHTIEELESTVELPKPE is encoded by the coding sequence GTGACTACCATTGTATCTGTACGTCGTAATAATAAAGTCGTCATCGCGGGTGATGGACAAGTATCTCTAGGCAATACTGTAATGAAGGGCAATGCCCGTAAAGTACGTCGCCTATACAACAATAAAGTACTGGCAGGTTTTGCTGGCGGTACGGCAGATGCTTTCACGCTATTCGAAAAATTTGAAAGCAAGCTGCAAATGCACCAAGGCCACCTAACCAAAGCTGCCGTTGAGCTGGCGAAGGATTGGCGTAGCGACCGTGCTCTACGTAAATTAGAAGCACTGCTAGCAGTCGCAGATGAAACCGCTTCACTGATCATTACTGGTAACGGTGACGTAGTTCAGCCAGAGAACGACCTGATTGCGATCGGTTCGGGCGGTAACTTCGCTCAAGCAGCAGCGACTGCACTATTAGAAAATACTGATTTAGATGCGCGTGAAATCGCAGAAAAATCGCTGAACATTGCTGGCGATATCTGTGTATTCACCAACCATCACCACACTATTGAAGAACTAGAAAGCACCGTTGAGCTGCCAAAGCCAGAGTAA
- the hslU gene encoding HslU--HslV peptidase ATPase subunit, protein MSEMTPREIVHELNRHIIGQDNAKRSVAIALRNRWRRMQLEESLRVEVSPKNILMIGPTGVGKTEIARRLAKLANAPFIKVEATKFTEVGYVGKEVETIIRDLTDVAIKMTHQQAMEKVQYRAEEQAEERILDALLPPARDAWGQNEQSTEDTTSSNTRQIFRKKLREGKLDDKEIEVDVAAPQMGVEIMSPPGMEEMTNQLQGMFQNLAGDTKKKRKMKIKDAFKALTEEEASKLVNQEELKESAIFNAENNGIVFIDEIDKICKRGDSSGPDVSREGVQRDLLPLIEGSTVSTKHGMVKTDHILFITSGAFQVAKPSDLIPELQGRLPIRVELEALSAHDFKRILTEPKASLTEQYIALMKTEDVGIEFTEDGINQIADAAWRVNETTENIGARRLHTVMERLMDEISFDATDRAGSKLLIDEAYVISKLGELVEDEDLSRFIL, encoded by the coding sequence ATGTCTGAAATGACTCCTCGCGAAATTGTTCACGAACTCAATCGCCACATTATCGGCCAAGACAACGCTAAGCGTTCAGTGGCTATCGCACTGCGTAACCGCTGGCGTCGTATGCAGCTTGAAGAAAGCCTGCGTGTTGAAGTATCACCAAAGAACATCCTTATGATTGGCCCAACGGGTGTGGGTAAAACTGAAATTGCTCGCCGTCTAGCGAAACTCGCTAATGCGCCGTTCATCAAGGTAGAAGCGACTAAGTTCACCGAAGTTGGCTACGTTGGTAAAGAGGTTGAGACCATTATCCGTGATCTAACGGACGTTGCGATCAAGATGACGCACCAACAAGCGATGGAAAAAGTACAGTACCGCGCTGAAGAACAAGCTGAAGAACGCATTCTTGATGCCCTTCTACCACCAGCACGTGATGCTTGGGGTCAGAACGAGCAATCAACGGAAGACACCACCTCTTCAAACACTCGTCAGATTTTCCGCAAGAAACTGCGTGAAGGTAAGCTAGACGACAAAGAGATCGAGGTCGATGTAGCCGCACCGCAAATGGGCGTTGAAATCATGTCACCTCCGGGTATGGAAGAGATGACCAACCAGCTGCAAGGCATGTTCCAAAACCTAGCGGGCGACACCAAGAAAAAGCGTAAGATGAAAATCAAAGACGCATTCAAAGCACTGACGGAAGAAGAAGCTTCAAAGCTTGTAAACCAAGAAGAGCTAAAAGAGAGCGCGATTTTCAACGCTGAAAATAACGGCATCGTATTCATCGATGAGATCGACAAAATCTGTAAGCGTGGCGACAGCTCAGGCCCAGACGTATCTCGTGAAGGTGTTCAGCGCGACCTACTGCCTCTAATCGAAGGCAGCACAGTATCAACGAAACACGGCATGGTTAAAACTGACCACATCTTGTTTATCACATCAGGTGCTTTCCAAGTAGCTAAGCCATCTGACCTGATCCCTGAACTGCAAGGTCGTCTACCAATCCGCGTAGAACTTGAAGCACTATCAGCACACGACTTCAAACGTATTCTTACTGAACCAAAGGCGTCACTGACAGAACAGTACATTGCCCTGATGAAAACAGAAGATGTTGGCATTGAGTTCACTGAAGATGGCATCAACCAAATTGCAGACGCAGCATGGCGTGTGAACGAAACTACTGAAAACATCGGTGCGCGTCGTCTACACACAGTCATGGAGCGCCTAATGGATGAAATTTCATTTGACGCAACAGACCGAGCAGGCAGTAAATTGCTGATTGATGAAGCTTATGTAATATCTAAGCTTGGCGAGCTCGTGGAAGACGAAGACCTAAGTCGCTTCATCCTGTAG
- a CDS encoding 1,4-dihydroxy-2-naphthoate polyprenyltransferase — protein sequence MKQSLLIWLDAARPKTLPLALVSILTGSSLAFAGGQFSLSIALLAFLTATLLQILSNLANDYGDAVKGTDNENRLGPTRAMQSGAVTAKTMKKAIILNIVFTMLAGLILIFHALTSIESILSFIALGVLAIMAAIAYTVGNKPYGYIGLGDLSVFIFFGLLGVSGTYFLHTGHVEPSLFLPALGCGLMAVAVLNINNMRDIENDSECGKRTMAVRLGQRKAKHYHFALLGLALASFAIYLLIQEKPVWISLPFLLSIIIVYKHGKAVWETEKPAQIAPMMPVIVKCSLVTNLLFAGVVVAQTLLS from the coding sequence ATGAAACAATCTCTACTGATTTGGCTTGATGCCGCACGACCAAAAACTCTGCCTCTCGCACTTGTCTCTATTCTTACAGGAAGTAGTTTAGCGTTCGCCGGCGGTCAGTTTTCTCTATCAATAGCCCTACTGGCTTTTTTAACTGCCACCTTATTACAAATCCTGTCGAACCTAGCCAATGACTATGGCGACGCAGTAAAAGGCACCGACAATGAAAACCGTCTAGGGCCAACACGCGCAATGCAATCCGGCGCGGTGACCGCGAAAACTATGAAGAAAGCCATCATCCTCAACATCGTGTTTACCATGCTCGCTGGGCTGATTCTTATTTTTCATGCCTTAACATCGATTGAAAGCATCTTATCTTTCATCGCGTTAGGCGTATTAGCCATAATGGCTGCCATCGCTTACACCGTGGGCAATAAACCTTATGGTTATATTGGCCTTGGCGACTTATCGGTATTTATCTTCTTCGGTTTGTTAGGCGTTTCAGGCACATACTTCCTACACACTGGTCATGTTGAGCCAAGCCTATTTCTTCCGGCTTTAGGCTGTGGATTAATGGCGGTTGCGGTACTCAACATCAACAACATGCGTGATATCGAGAACGACAGCGAATGTGGTAAGCGCACCATGGCGGTTCGCCTAGGGCAACGCAAAGCCAAACACTATCATTTTGCACTGCTTGGGCTCGCCCTTGCATCTTTCGCTATCTACCTACTGATTCAAGAAAAGCCAGTCTGGATCAGCCTGCCGTTTTTACTGAGCATTATTATTGTTTATAAGCATGGCAAGGCCGTTTGGGAAACCGAAAAACCAGCGCAGATTGCACCAATGATGCCGGTGATTGTGAAATGCTCACTGGTCACTAACCTATTGTTTGCAGGGGTTGTCGTAGCTCAAACTCTATTGAGTTAA
- the rraA gene encoding ribonuclease E activity regulator RraA: protein MEYNTSALCDIYLDQVDVVEPMFSNFGGRASFAGQITTLKCFEDNALIRSVLEQDGLGRVLLIDGGGSLRKALIDAEIALLAEDNEWEGIVVYGCVREVDELEDMNIGIQALASIPVGASQEGVGELDVPVNFGSVTFLPEDYLYADNTGIILSAEPLDVELDLDVEEEEIE from the coding sequence ATGGAATACAACACTTCAGCACTGTGCGACATATATTTGGATCAAGTTGATGTCGTGGAGCCCATGTTCAGCAACTTCGGTGGACGTGCATCCTTCGCAGGACAGATCACGACATTAAAGTGTTTTGAAGACAATGCTTTAATTCGCTCCGTATTAGAGCAAGATGGCTTGGGACGTGTGTTGTTAATCGATGGTGGCGGCTCACTACGCAAAGCGCTGATCGATGCTGAGATTGCCCTACTTGCCGAAGACAATGAGTGGGAAGGTATTGTGGTTTACGGCTGCGTTCGTGAAGTCGATGAGCTAGAAGACATGAACATTGGTATTCAGGCTTTGGCTTCAATCCCTGTTGGTGCGAGCCAAGAAGGTGTCGGCGAATTGGACGTACCGGTCAACTTTGGCAGCGTAACCTTCTTACCGGAAGATTACCTCTACGCTGACAACACCGGCATTATTCTTTCGGCAGAGCCTTTAGATGTAGAACTTGATCTGGATGTTGAAGAAGAAGAGATCGAGTAA
- the zapB gene encoding cell division protein ZapB, with product MSFEVLEQLEAKIQTAVDTIALLQMEVEELKEEKQALATEAGELKESRHELEQKTQQMQEEHSAWQDRIRNLLGKMDDVE from the coding sequence ATGTCTTTTGAAGTACTAGAGCAGCTAGAAGCAAAAATTCAAACAGCAGTAGATACAATTGCACTTCTTCAAATGGAAGTGGAAGAGCTTAAAGAAGAGAAACAAGCACTAGCAACAGAAGCTGGTGAGCTTAAAGAAAGCCGTCACGAGCTAGAGCAAAAAACTCAGCAAATGCAGGAAGAGCATTCAGCGTGGCAAGATCGCATCCGTAACCTTCTTGGTAAAATGGATGACGTAGAGTAA
- the glpX gene encoding class II fructose-bisphosphatase gives MKRDLAMSFSRVTEGAALAGYKWLGRGDKNAADGAAVEVMRSLLNKTEISGEIVIGEGEIDDAPMLYIGENVGIGGDAVDIAVDPIEGTRMTAMGQSNALAVLAAGEKGSFLKAPDMYMEKLVVGPGAKGVIDLELPLTENLENIAKALGKTLDTLVVTTLAKPRHDQVIADMQAMGVRVFAVPDGDVAASILTCMPDSEVDVMYCIGGAPEGVVSAAVIRALDGDMHARLLPRHEVKGDTEENRKHGELELERCAEMGVTAGIVLKMEDMARSDNVVFSATGITKGDLLEGITRTGNIATTETLLIRGRCRTIRRIKSIHYLERKDPEVIGHIL, from the coding sequence ATGAAACGCGATTTAGCAATGTCATTCTCTCGTGTCACTGAAGGTGCAGCACTAGCTGGTTACAAGTGGCTTGGCCGCGGCGATAAAAACGCTGCAGATGGCGCTGCTGTAGAAGTAATGCGTAGCCTACTGAACAAAACCGAAATTAGCGGCGAGATCGTTATCGGCGAAGGTGAGATCGATGATGCACCTATGCTATACATCGGTGAAAACGTCGGTATTGGCGGTGATGCAGTAGATATCGCCGTTGACCCAATTGAAGGGACACGCATGACAGCAATGGGTCAATCAAATGCATTGGCTGTCTTGGCTGCAGGCGAAAAAGGTAGCTTCCTAAAAGCACCTGACATGTACATGGAAAAATTGGTTGTTGGTCCTGGCGCAAAAGGCGTGATTGACCTAGAACTGCCACTGACAGAAAACCTAGAAAACATTGCGAAAGCACTAGGTAAAACACTCGATACACTGGTAGTAACCACACTGGCTAAGCCACGTCATGATCAAGTGATTGCCGACATGCAAGCAATGGGTGTTCGTGTATTCGCAGTGCCAGACGGTGATGTTGCAGCTTCTATCCTCACGTGTATGCCAGACAGCGAAGTCGACGTAATGTACTGCATCGGCGGCGCGCCTGAAGGCGTGGTTTCGGCTGCGGTTATTCGCGCACTCGACGGCGACATGCACGCACGTCTGCTTCCTCGTCATGAAGTAAAAGGCGATACAGAAGAGAACCGCAAACACGGTGAGCTTGAGCTAGAGCGTTGTGCTGAAATGGGCGTAACGGCGGGTATCGTGTTGAAGATGGAAGACATGGCTCGTAGCGACAACGTTGTATTCTCAGCAACCGGTATTACTAAGGGTGACCTTCTAGAGGGCATCACACGTACAGGTAATATCGCAACCACAGAAACACTGCTTATCCGTGGTCGCTGCCGTACGATTCGCCGCATCAAATCTATCCACTACCTAGAGCGTAAAGACCCAGAAGTAATCGGTCACATCCTGTAG
- a CDS encoding helix-turn-helix transcriptional regulator, with product MKTSDKILQTIKRQGAVTAKQLSEEFGMTTMGARQHLQSLEDDGILAFHDVKVKVGRPTRHWSLTQQGHGQFSDRHGELTIQVIDAVENLFGKEGLAKVAAEREQHTLKQYQTALSDCDSLLSKLKTLTQLREDEGYMAELQEHDDHYILIENHCPICKAATRCPSLCQSELNVFKELLKDECHVSRTEHIITGERRCTYTLTPSY from the coding sequence ATGAAAACAAGCGACAAAATCTTACAGACCATTAAGCGTCAAGGCGCGGTAACCGCGAAACAACTGTCAGAAGAATTTGGCATGACGACAATGGGTGCAAGGCAACATCTGCAAAGCCTGGAAGATGACGGTATTCTTGCGTTTCATGATGTTAAAGTAAAAGTGGGTCGCCCGACTCGCCACTGGTCCCTGACTCAACAAGGCCATGGTCAATTTTCAGATCGACACGGTGAACTCACCATTCAAGTGATCGACGCTGTCGAGAATCTGTTTGGTAAAGAGGGGTTAGCTAAGGTTGCGGCCGAGCGCGAACAACACACCCTTAAGCAATATCAAACCGCGCTGTCTGATTGTGACTCGCTGCTCAGCAAACTTAAAACACTCACCCAGCTGCGTGAAGACGAAGGCTACATGGCAGAACTTCAAGAGCATGACGATCACTACATCTTGATCGAGAACCACTGCCCTATCTGCAAAGCTGCAACTCGCTGCCCTAGCCTGTGCCAATCTGAGCTCAATGTTTTCAAAGAATTACTCAAAGATGAATGTCATGTGAGCCGCACTGAACACATCATTACTGGCGAGCGTCGTTGTACTTATACCCTAACGCCAAGTTACTGA
- a CDS encoding DUF3135 domain-containing protein, with amino-acid sequence MAHPQPNQKLPPFDELVQLAKSDPKAFDQFKHEMCEQMICSASETMQNRLRAQQSHIDLVVSRCKNPHHANVVLMQELRCQVCKFQDALKGRCDFEESLPENVVPFRPNTEPKMY; translated from the coding sequence ATGGCACATCCACAGCCCAATCAAAAACTGCCCCCTTTTGATGAACTGGTCCAACTCGCGAAAAGCGATCCGAAAGCATTCGATCAATTCAAACACGAGATGTGCGAACAGATGATTTGCTCAGCCTCAGAGACCATGCAAAACAGGCTTCGCGCTCAACAAAGTCATATCGATTTAGTCGTCAGCCGCTGCAAGAATCCACATCACGCTAATGTTGTTCTGATGCAAGAGCTGCGCTGTCAGGTCTGTAAATTCCAAGATGCACTCAAAGGCCGCTGCGATTTTGAAGAATCTCTGCCTGAAAATGTCGTGCCTTTCAGGCCAAATACAGAGCCAAAAATGTACTAA
- a CDS encoding DUF805 domain-containing protein, which produces MSMKDLLLSFKGRIGRKTYWIWNVFYYVAITGFASGISVLFPAYSYILLPIFLLLLVIPDLAITAKRWHDRNKSNYWLLLNVPLVLGRLASPMVATTTESVSPVHMAATVAALVCGLWILIECGLLKGTEGRNDYGDDPV; this is translated from the coding sequence ATGTCGATGAAAGATTTACTGCTCTCTTTCAAGGGGAGAATTGGTCGTAAGACTTACTGGATTTGGAATGTTTTCTACTATGTAGCGATTACTGGTTTTGCTTCCGGTATTTCTGTTCTGTTCCCTGCATATTCCTATATCCTGCTACCAATCTTCCTACTGTTGCTGGTTATCCCAGATCTTGCAATTACCGCTAAACGCTGGCACGACCGCAATAAGTCGAACTACTGGCTGTTGTTGAACGTGCCACTCGTGCTTGGGCGTTTGGCTTCGCCAATGGTAGCAACGACAACAGAGTCGGTATCGCCAGTTCATATGGCGGCAACCGTTGCAGCATTAGTATGTGGTTTATGGATTTTGATTGAATGTGGATTGCTCAAGGGAACTGAAGGCCGTAATGATTACGGTGACGACCCAGTGTAA
- a CDS encoding 5-carboxymethyl-2-hydroxymuconate Delta-isomerase has protein sequence MPNLVLEYSNSVDERVNIQGLLEDLHQVTLNCGLFDVPSVKSRSLRCHNWLVGDEEDNVDFVHISFELLSGRTEEQKRELSRLLMQTLQEQASHIRSLTVNIRDMDKSCFQKVMN, from the coding sequence ATGCCGAATCTAGTTCTAGAGTACTCAAATTCAGTGGATGAGCGAGTGAATATCCAAGGTTTACTGGAAGACCTTCATCAAGTTACATTAAACTGTGGTTTGTTTGATGTACCTTCTGTGAAGTCTCGTTCACTGCGCTGTCATAACTGGTTGGTCGGTGATGAAGAGGACAATGTGGATTTTGTTCATATTAGCTTTGAGTTACTTTCAGGACGTACCGAAGAACAGAAAAGAGAATTGTCGCGTTTGTTGATGCAAACCCTACAAGAACAGGCAAGCCATATCCGTAGCCTAACGGTCAACATACGAGATATGGATAAAAGTTGCTTTCAGAAAGTGATGAACTAG
- the tpiA gene encoding triose-phosphate isomerase: protein MRHPVVMGNWKLNGSKEMVVDLLNGLNAELEGVTGVDVAVAPPALFVDLAERTLTEAGSAIILGAQNSDLNNSGAFTGDMSPAMLKEFGASHIIIGHSERREYHAESDEFVAKKFAFLKENGLTPVLCIGESDAQNEAGETVAVCARQLDAVINTQGVEALEGAIIAYEPIWAIGTGKAATAEDAQRIHAQIRAHIAEKSEDVAKKVVIQYGGSVKPENAAAYFAQPDIDGALVGGAALDAKSFAAIAKAAAEAKA from the coding sequence ATGCGTCATCCTGTAGTTATGGGTAACTGGAAACTAAACGGCAGCAAAGAAATGGTTGTTGATCTACTAAACGGTCTTAACGCTGAACTTGAAGGCGTAACAGGCGTAGACGTAGCAGTTGCTCCACCAGCACTTTTCGTTGATCTTGCTGAGCGTACGCTTACTGAAGCGGGCAGCGCGATCATCCTAGGTGCTCAAAACTCTGACCTAAACAACAGCGGTGCATTCACTGGCGACATGTCTCCAGCAATGCTTAAAGAGTTCGGCGCATCTCACATCATCATCGGTCACTCTGAGCGTCGTGAATACCACGCTGAGTCTGACGAATTCGTTGCTAAGAAATTCGCATTCCTAAAAGAGAACGGCCTAACTCCAGTTCTTTGTATCGGTGAGTCTGATGCACAAAACGAAGCAGGCGAAACTGTTGCTGTATGTGCTCGTCAACTTGACGCTGTTATCAACACTCAAGGTGTTGAAGCTCTTGAAGGCGCTATCATCGCTTACGAACCAATCTGGGCTATCGGTACTGGTAAAGCAGCTACAGCTGAAGATGCACAACGCATCCACGCTCAAATCCGTGCACACATCGCAGAGAAATCTGAAGACGTTGCTAAGAAAGTTGTTATCCAATACGGCGGTTCTGTTAAGCCAGAAAACGCAGCAGCTTACTTCGCACAACCAGACATCGACGGTGCTCTAGTTGGCGGCGCAGCTCTAGACGCGAAAAGCTTCGCAGCTATCGCTAAAGCAGCAGCTGAAGCAAAAGCTTAA
- the pfkA gene encoding 6-phosphofructokinase, with translation MIKKIGVLTSGGDAPGMNAAVRGVVRTALSVGIEVYGIYDGYQGLVEDRIEKLDRSSVSDVINRGGTFLGSARFPEFKDVAVREKGIENLKKHGIEALVVIGGDGSYMGAKKLTEMGYPCIGLPGTIDNDIAGTDYTIGYLTALNTVIDSIDRLRDTSSSHQRISIVEIMGRHCGDLTLMSAIAGGCEYIITPETGLDKDQLISNIQDGIAKGKKHAIIALTELMMDANELAKEIEASTGRETRATVLGHIQRGGRPTAFDRVLASRMGNYAVHLLQEGHGGRCVGIEKEALVHHDIIDCIENMQNPDRSELFRVAEELF, from the coding sequence ATGATTAAGAAGATCGGTGTTTTGACCAGTGGTGGTGACGCTCCAGGCATGAACGCAGCAGTTCGTGGTGTAGTTCGTACTGCGCTATCAGTTGGCATTGAAGTTTACGGTATTTACGATGGCTACCAAGGCCTTGTTGAAGACCGTATCGAAAAGCTTGACCGTTCAAGCGTATCTGACGTCATCAACCGCGGCGGTACTTTTTTAGGTTCTGCACGTTTCCCTGAGTTCAAAGACGTTGCTGTTCGCGAGAAAGGCATCGAGAACCTTAAGAAACACGGTATCGAAGCACTTGTTGTTATCGGTGGCGACGGTTCTTACATGGGCGCTAAGAAACTGACAGAAATGGGTTACCCATGTATCGGTCTTCCAGGCACAATCGATAACGATATCGCGGGTACTGACTACACAATCGGTTACCTAACAGCGCTTAACACTGTTATCGATTCAATCGACCGTCTACGTGACACGTCTTCTTCTCACCAACGTATTTCTATTGTTGAAATCATGGGCCGTCACTGTGGTGACCTTACGCTTATGTCAGCAATTGCGGGTGGCTGTGAGTACATCATCACACCTGAGACTGGCCTAGATAAAGATCAGCTTATCAGCAATATCCAAGATGGTATTGCGAAAGGTAAGAAGCACGCAATCATCGCTCTAACTGAGTTAATGATGGATGCGAATGAACTAGCGAAAGAGATCGAAGCTTCAACAGGTCGTGAAACTCGTGCAACGGTTCTTGGTCACATCCAACGTGGTGGTCGCCCGACTGCATTTGACCGTGTACTGGCTTCTCGCATGGGTAACTACGCTGTTCACCTTCTTCAAGAAGGCCACGGTGGTCGTTGTGTTGGTATCGAGAAAGAAGCGCTTGTTCACCACGACATCATCGACTGTATCGAGAATATGCAGAACCCAGACCGTTCTGAGCTGTTCCGCGTTGCAGAAGAGTTGTTCTAA
- the fieF gene encoding CDF family cation-efflux transporter FieF (FieF, a metal efflux transporter, is a member of the CDF (cation diffusion facilitator) family of transporters.), producing the protein MKQEYARLVTLAAWAATIIASILLVVKVAAWWVTGSVSLLASVVDSLLDIAASVVNLVVVRYSLQPADKEHTFGHGKAESLAALAQAMFISGSACFLILNGIERFFRPHELNSPEIGIYVSLFAIVMTFGLVRFQKHVVSKTGSQAIAADSLHYQSDLYMNAAIMLALALSWFGIGQADSVFAIGIGIYILYSAYQMATEAIQSLLDRKLPDEELKQIKETSLSVEGVLGVHQLRTRRSGPVRFIQLHLELEDNIPLIEAHRISDEVEDKLISVFPDADVLIHQDPYSVVFGPEKQQKFHSW; encoded by the coding sequence ATGAAACAAGAATACGCACGTTTAGTTACGCTCGCCGCTTGGGCTGCCACCATCATTGCCTCCATATTATTGGTTGTGAAGGTTGCTGCGTGGTGGGTGACAGGTTCAGTCAGTTTATTAGCTTCTGTGGTCGATTCGCTGTTGGATATCGCCGCTTCTGTCGTCAATCTGGTGGTGGTTCGCTACTCTCTTCAGCCTGCCGATAAAGAACATACCTTTGGCCATGGTAAGGCAGAATCTCTTGCTGCATTAGCGCAGGCAATGTTTATTTCCGGTTCCGCTTGTTTCCTTATTCTTAATGGTATTGAGCGTTTCTTCCGACCGCATGAACTGAACTCTCCTGAAATTGGTATTTATGTCAGCTTGTTCGCGATCGTAATGACCTTTGGTTTGGTTCGATTCCAAAAACATGTTGTCAGCAAAACGGGCAGCCAAGCGATAGCCGCCGATTCACTGCATTATCAATCCGACCTTTATATGAATGCAGCGATCATGCTCGCGCTAGCACTGAGCTGGTTTGGCATTGGTCAAGCGGACTCGGTATTCGCGATTGGTATCGGTATCTACATTCTTTACAGTGCCTACCAAATGGCAACAGAAGCCATTCAATCTTTGCTTGATAGAAAGCTGCCAGATGAAGAATTAAAACAGATAAAAGAGACATCGCTGAGTGTGGAAGGTGTGCTTGGCGTACATCAACTAAGAACGCGTCGTTCAGGGCCTGTTCGGTTCATTCAATTGCATTTAGAACTCGAAGATAATATCCCACTTATTGAAGCGCACCGCATTTCTGACGAAGTAGAAGACAAGCTTATCTCCGTTTTTCCTGATGCTGATGTATTAATTCATCAAGACCCGTATTCGGTCGTATTTGGACCCGAGAAGCAGCAGAAATTTCACTCATGGTAA
- a CDS encoding CpxP family protein: MKMTKKLVLAAAALPLMLGTASAFAYGGGDKGDHKGMHGKCGGFDKKVMRQLDLTDAQKTELKEMREANRAEMKAKHSGNKADKMAQMKAHHEKVQDLVLADTFDEAAANDLASQMVEKQTERRVAMLKKQHQMMSVLTPEQKTQLKEIQQERMAKCADKMEKRMNKDK; this comes from the coding sequence ATGAAAATGACTAAGAAACTTGTACTAGCAGCTGCGGCACTTCCACTAATGTTAGGTACAGCAAGCGCATTCGCATATGGCGGCGGCGATAAAGGCGACCACAAAGGCATGCACGGTAAATGTGGCGGCTTCGATAAGAAAGTGATGCGTCAACTAGACCTGACGGATGCTCAAAAAACAGAACTAAAAGAGATGCGCGAAGCGAACCGCGCTGAGATGAAAGCAAAACACTCAGGCAACAAAGCCGATAAAATGGCGCAAATGAAAGCGCATCACGAGAAAGTTCAAGATCTAGTTCTCGCGGATACTTTTGATGAAGCTGCAGCAAACGACCTAGCAAGCCAAATGGTTGAGAAGCAAACAGAGCGTCGCGTAGCAATGCTTAAGAAGCAACACCAAATGATGAGCGTACTAACACCTGAGCAAAAGACTCAGCTGAAAGAAATCCAACAAGAGCGCATGGCGAAGTGTGCTGACAAAATGGAAAAACGCATGAACAAAGACAAGTAA
- a CDS encoding response regulator — protein MANILLIDDDTELTSLLKDILSFEGFTVSEANDGYAGLDAINDEVDLILLDVMMPRLNGMETLKKLRENWETPVLMLTAKGEEIDRVIGLELGADDYLPKPFSDRELLARIRAILRRTQTNTAPKSASDTIQYQDIEVFPGKQEAYCNGQIIDLTTTEFALLSHLIQNPGQVITKEALSLDVLGKRLAAFDRAIDMHISNLRKKIPERSDGKSRIKTLRGRGYLLVEED, from the coding sequence ATGGCGAACATTCTTCTTATTGATGACGACACAGAACTAACCAGCTTACTTAAAGACATCCTGAGCTTTGAGGGCTTCACTGTTTCCGAAGCCAATGATGGCTATGCGGGGCTTGACGCTATCAATGATGAGGTTGATCTGATTCTTTTGGATGTGATGATGCCGCGCCTTAACGGTATGGAAACGCTAAAGAAATTGAGAGAGAACTGGGAAACACCGGTATTGATGCTGACTGCCAAAGGCGAAGAGATCGACCGTGTTATTGGCCTTGAACTTGGTGCAGATGATTACTTGCCAAAGCCGTTCAGTGACCGAGAACTGCTCGCTCGTATTCGTGCCATCTTACGTCGAACACAGACTAACACTGCGCCTAAATCAGCCAGCGACACCATTCAATACCAAGACATCGAAGTCTTCCCTGGCAAACAAGAGGCTTACTGTAATGGACAGATTATCGATCTCACCACCACAGAATTCGCTTTGCTGAGCCATCTCATCCAAAACCCGGGACAAGTGATCACCAAAGAAGCACTGAGCTTGGATGTTTTAGGCAAAAGGCTGGCGGCGTTTGACCGTGCGATAGACATGCACATCTCCAACCTGCGTAAGAAAATTCCCGAGCGCAGTGACGGTAAATCACGAATCAAAACCTTACGAGGCCGTGGCTACTTATTGGTAGAGGAAGATTAA